The nucleotide sequence GgtcaacacactcacacacacacactcacacacacaccccccacacacacacccccccacacacacacacactcactcacacacacacccccacacacacactcacacacacacacaccctcacccacactcacacacacacaccctcacccacactcacacacacacactctcacacacacaccctcacacacactctcacacacacacacactctctctctcacacacacacacacacacaccctcacccacactcacacacacacacactcacacacacacactcgctctggTGACAGCAGACATGAATCAGCTCCTGGTAACTACggcttttattttctctctttaatcctgaagtttcttcttctgcagctgctgcaaacaTCACAGCTGATTAATTAATCGATCGGCCGGTGATTGACCTTTTGGTCGGCCGGTGATTGACCCTTGGGTCGGCTGGTGATTGACCTTTTGGCCGGCTGGTGATTGACCCTTAGGTCGGCCGGTGATTGACCCTTGGGTCGGCCGGTGATTGACCTTTTGGCCAGCTGGTGATTGACCCTTGGGTCGGCCGGTGATTGACCCTTGGGTCGGCTGGTGATTGACCTTTTGGCCGGCTGGTGATTGACCCTTAGGTCGGCCGGTGATTGACCCTTGGGTCGGCCGGTGATTGACCCGTGGGTCGGCCGGTGATTGACCCTTGGGTCGGCCGGTGATTGACCCGTGGGTCGGCCGGTGATTGACCTTTTGGTCGGTGCAGGTACTgaataaaacagacaaacagggttagggttatttgaACTGCGACACCTGCAGCGGTCAGTTTAAGTTGGTGCTTGTgtcgacctctgacctttattCAGTGTCAGGACTGCAGGGTGACCTTCTGATTAGTTATTGAAACTAtcccgctggcactaacagaataaataaatcactaaaatgtaattcctcctttcttgtagatcttgtaaaagacaagagcaaaatttacttgttttaaacttgaatgataacagacaactttgcattacatttatcaaactcatggaaatttaaggtattccatacagttcagtgttcaatgttatctgactctccagatatgaattaaaggcagaattgtgtttttagagttgttcacgtctgcctgagtggcttatatttggttacactgccatttgaaaaataaagagaattgtgacaatgaaaactgtgttataatagtgtacatttgcatgtaacctttctggttaaaaaaacatcagaaggatctactggcccccgggcatcttcacgttatcaaacctggccctctttgcaaaaagtttggacacccctgcttTAAAGAGATCGACTGGCACACATTAGGACTCAGTAATGCTGTCACTGATCACTGGGGGGAATCATGTGGTAAAACTGGACAAACTGGCACAGGAGCAGAAGCGATATGGATCCGATCGGGTTCAGATCGGGCACCAACACACCCTAGTCACCAACGAGACCCTAAACCCAAGAACTGGCCTGGCTGTTATGCTCTGGTGAAGAAGTCACGACAGTTGATGAAGTTACCAGATTCAGGTTAGCATGGAAGGATAAAGATACTTAGTAAGTAATTGAATAAATGCATTGAATTTGTAAGGTTCCTTTAAAATTACACACATTTTGGGTTTATAAGGAAGTAACATTTGATGAGCTTTAGACTCTGTAATAGATCACATTATCCAAGCCGATATATTTACGCTCGTTATGATTGACCCTCAACACTTGTGGGGTCACCTGGCCGAAGTTTTTAGTCGCGTATATTTTTTGACAGATGCATCGGTGAGTGTCAgtagtgaggatgaggatgaggaagagcccATCATCTCTGACCAGGGAACGTGTATTAGACCTGCATCGTACATgacaaaatcacattttataATCATGACAGGTTACCTTATACAGAAATAAACCTTGCATCTGATccgttttgttttaaatgataaaacaaTTTAATAAAAGTTCGTTTGTGAGAATTCTTGGTTCAGTTCATATGATGTTAATTGAATAGTGACAAATGTTCTTGAGTTGATGATATGccaacatttttattattattattttattattattttcttctcAGACAGAAAATTGCcagattttcttttcctgaaatAAACAACTGTCAAATAATTGGTGACAAAACTATAAAAAACACAATCGGCCTCACTCACTTCTTGTTTTCTTGTCCTCACGGGACGGCTCCGTCTTTCACTTCTGGCTGGCCCACATGGGACCGCCCCACTTTTGTGTCTTACTGACATGATAAAGGTGGAAATGATTAGACAAGTACAAAAGTGAAGAAGATGGTGCTTAATTCACAGCCATGTTTCACAAAACTAGCACTGCCCTGTAGAGCTGCCAGCCTGCTGACATCAGTAAATGTTTCGCACATTTTCAGATCAAATCAAAATGTTTCTGTAACACTGTtgccagagggggcgctgtttgtACAGTATGTCGACGCTCCCTTGTGCTTCCAGAAAACTGCATTCCTGGCCCGCAGAACATTCACCACTTCTGCCAGACAGCTGAGGAACAAAGTTCCCGAAGCCCAGAAGCTATTCCAGGTAACAAAAGCCAGTTTTAGCAGGGGCAGGATTCTCAACCGGTTATTTGAATAACGTTCACATGATCAATGAAGAAAAATCAGGTGTTCAGATGCGTCAGAGTTTCTGCCATGTAGGGATATTATTGAAATATTGAACACTGTGATATTAGATTCTGATCTGAACTAAACTGACACCTGGACCCTGGaacagagacacatttttcCCAACTTCTCTGGTTACAGGAGGACAACGGGTTACCGGTCCACATTAAAGGAGGAACCAGCGACGTGATGCTCTACCGGGCTACCATGATATTATCTGGCATAGGTGAGAGAGTCCATCAGTTATTCATCAGAGGATGGGGGTGGTTTGGGTTCAATAACAAAAGGGACTACTTGATCAGTGGGTACAACCATAGCTATTACAAAAGGTTAGCATGATCTCAACTACGGGCAGATCACTTCCTTCCCCCTCTGCAGTCAAGGTGTCACCTGTCTGGAACATGAGCAACATTTAAAAGATCTCTCATCCTTGGTGGAGGCAACAATCACCATAATGCCTTCATGTATAAGAACTCCAAAATTTCATTAGAACCAATGTTGAACATTTTTTATGAAGATTTTGAATTGTGTGTAAATcagattgttttttaaaagggGCGGCAGATGGGTTAGAGGTCAAGAGGTCAGTCCTCTGCTACAACTTTAAGAGGTTTCCTTCCTTCCCGCAGGAACATGCTACTCTCTGTACTGGCTGCTCTTAGCCGCTGCACCTCAGAAGAATGCTTAGAGGTGAAACATGGAGAAGATGCGCTGCCATCATGCCACACTGACGTCTGTCAAATCATCTGCTGGGAGTCAAACTTTCAATAAAATGATTCAAGCATTTTAACTGCATTCAATTTGGAATTGTCAATTTTTGATGTTTGAAGTTGAGCTTCCTCGAAACGTTCAATATCATAATTAGATTAAATTAggttcaactttattgttattgcacatgaaCAGgtacaaagcaacaaaatgcagtttagcatctaaccagaagtgcaacaGGAGCAGTAAGTGCAGATATAATAAGTCATAAATACGTCATGTGCCGCTTGTAGTGTTACAGTACTTTACAGTGATTTACAGGTTGTCGTATGAACAGATTTCACAGATGGGTATGTACATTAAATGTcttagactataagtgcagaGACTATTTCCATAAAGCTAGaagaaatgtgcaaatgatCAATTAGGGTTAGAGTTCTGAAGTGCCTAcctgagggcaggagggagaacAGTCTATgagcggggt is from Takifugu rubripes chromosome 11, fTakRub1.2, whole genome shotgun sequence and encodes:
- the cox7a1 gene encoding cytochrome c oxidase subunit 7A1, mitochondrial; the encoded protein is MNQLLKTAFLARRTFTTSARQLRNKVPEAQKLFQEDNGLPVHIKGGTSDVMLYRATMILSGIGTCYSLYWLLLAAAPQKNA